One segment of Platichthys flesus chromosome 15, fPlaFle2.1, whole genome shotgun sequence DNA contains the following:
- the LOC133970013 gene encoding short transient receptor potential channel 2-like: MENLTPEQWREIMNKKLQFPPELIGAIQEGKIELLCGLLKTGDGIVRQLEESEDRQWREALNLSIRLGNEAAMVALLQGVKFDFRQIHEALLVAVDTNQPSVVKRLLDRLDQEKGNKMDVHSFSQAIFDHSIDNSQFAPGVTPLTLACQKDLYDIVTMLTLKGHIIPWPHKISCACLECRNGRQYDLLKFSLSRINTYRGIASRAFLSITSDDAMLSAFSLSRELRKLSQKEPEFKPQYLGLEQLCQDFAVELLGMCRNQSEVTTILNSCGDESQDALDQQAFEEGIPNLSRLRLAVNYNQKEFVAHPICQQVLSSIWCGNLEGWRGSRTAWKLFVSVVIFLTMPLLCLVYWIAPKSKVGKILRIPVIKFLLHSASYLWFLITLLGESITMEMYRDKFASRQQNILQSSFHMVWVVGFFWYECKEVWIEGLRCYFLDWWNCLDMMVLSMYLASFALRVLIMLKGYVLCQEHSGTDDCVYFTETVREDWRQEDPQLIAEVLFAVTSMLSFTRLAYILPAHESLGTLQISIGKMIDDMMRFMFILMIIGTAFLCGINNVYVPYVISPHLGRFNETFHFLFWTMFGVANQDYVDMPQFMLAEFVGRILYGIFTLVIVIVLLNMLIAMITNTFQKIEDDADVEWKFARSKLYLSYFREGLTMPVPFNIIPSPKAFFYILRAIFRRICCCCNCNSVQEYPPLTNLSNDKESEEAQIPYRQQVIRALVQRYIESARREFEETKRKDIGNRITVLSKAIVRMHGDIKVIQQLLTEDEHSASDPVTSKEGSSILGKYIHGARNNFRGFNSIQEFKNTSSNMTVHQEEEEVDKVDSDTKQETDMQQSQVTDCDVVKMEEGRVKAEPGDERPTEKKEQLEAEKDESTDSEVKSEGAAGNSCNNLEGKVKGEATQDEVEKIREGEGLREATAGQAEILQVSNEKTDVNKIVHKMKDIVLQEKKAEVRWGKGRKFEHNVAEKSGVREGNDKPSAKKTIPSPTGSSSSQDTGFGSQEGEGTIVGSLVTP; the protein is encoded by the exons ATGGAAAACCTCACA CCAGAGCAATGGCGCGAGATTATGAACAAGAAGTTGCAGTTCCCCCCGGAGCTCATCGGGGCCATTCAGGAGGGGAAAATCGAGCTGCTGTGTGGACTGCTGAAGACCGGCGACGGCATCGTCCGCCAGCTGGAGGAGTCCGAGGACCGCCAGTGGAGAGAGGCCCTCAACCTGTCCATCCGCCTGGGCAATGAGGCTGCCATGGTCGCCCTCCTGCAAGGGGTCAAGTTCGACTTCCGTCAGATTCACGAGGCTCTGCTGGTCGCCGTGGACACCAACCAGCCCAGCGTGGTGAAGCGTCTGCTGGACCGGCTGGACCAAGAGAAAGGCAACAAGATGGACGTGCACTCCTTCTCTCAGGCCATCTTTGACCACTCCATTGACAACTCCCAGTTTGCCCCAGGTGTGACCCCTCTGACCTTAGCCTGCCAGAAAGACCTGTATGACATCGTGACCATGCTCACCCTAAAAGGCCACATCATCCCGTGGCCACACAAGATCTCCTGCGCCTGTCTGGAGTGTCGGAACGGGCGCCAGTACGACCTGCTGAAGTTCTCCTTGTCTCGCATCAACACCTACCGTGGGATCGCCAGCCGAGCCTTCCTGTCCATCACCTCTGACGACGCCATGCTAAGCGCTTTCAGTCTCAGCAGAGAGCTCCGCAAGCTCTCGCAGAAAGAGCCCGAGTTCAAG cctcagtACCTGGGCCTGGAGCAGCTCTGTCAGGATTTTGCGGTTGAGTTACTGGGCATGTGTCGCAACCAGAGCGAGGTGACCACGATCCTCAACAGCTGCGGAGACGAGAGCCAGGATGCCTTGGATCAGCAGGCCTTCGAGGAGGGGATACCCAACCTGTCGCGACTGCGGCTTGCTGTCAACTACAACCAGAAGGAG TTTGTGGCGCACCCAATCTGTCAGCAGGTGCTCTCATCGATCTGGTGTGGGAACCTGGAAGGATGGAGAGGCAGCAGGACCGCCTGgaagctgtttgtctctgtggtgATCTTTCTCACCATGCCGTTACTCTGCCTCGTCTACTGGATCGCACCAAAGTCAAAG GTAGGAAAGATCCTGAGGATTCCTGTGATCAAGTTCCTCCTCCACTCGGCCTCATATCTCTGGTTTCTCATCACATTACTCGGAGAATCGATAACGATGGAGATGTATCGGGACAAGTTTGCCTCCAGGCAGCAGAACATCCTGCAAAGCTCCTTCCACATGGTGTGGGTGGTTG GATTCTTCTGGTACGAGTGTAAGGAGGTGTGGATCGAGGGGCTGCGGTGCTACTTCCTGGACTGGTGGAACTGCTTGGACATGATGGTGCTCAGCATGTACCTGGCGTCCTTCGCTTTACGGGTGCTCATCATGCTCAAAGGTTACGTCCTCTGCCAAGAACACAGCGGCACGGACGACTGTGTTTATTTCACCGAGACTG TGCGTGAGGACTGGCGCCAGGAGGACCCCCAGCTGATTGCGGAGGTGCTGTTTGCAGTCACCAGCATGTTGAGCTTCACACGGCTGGCGTACATCCTGCCGGCCCACGAGTCTCTGGGAACTCTACAGATCTCAATCGGAAAGATGATTGACGACATGATGAG ATTCATGTTCATACTGATGATCATTGGAACAGCCTTCCTCTGTGGCATTAACAACGTGTATGTTCCATACgtcatctctccacatcttgGCAG GTTTAATGAGACGTTCCACTTCTTATTCTGGACCATGTTCGGTGTGGCCAACCAGGACTACGTGGACATGCCACAGTTTATGTTGGCAGAGTTTGTCGGGAGGATTCTCTACGGCATCTTCACGCTCGTCATCGTCATCGTCCTGCTCAACATGCTTATTGCTATGATCACCAACACCTTTCAGAAAATTGAG GATGATGCAGATGTGGAGTGGAAGTTTGCCCGGTCAAAGCTGTACCTCAGTTACTTCAGAGAGGGCCTCACCATGCCGGTGCCCTTCAACATCATCCCCTCACCCAAAGCTTTCTTCTACATCTTGAG GGCCATCTTCAGaagaatctgctgctgctgcaactgtAATTCTGTGCAAGAATATCCCCCTTTAACCAACTTG TCCAATGACAAGGAATCTGAGGAAGCCCAGATACCGTACCGGCAGCAGGTGATCAGGGCTCTGGTGCAGCGCTACATCGAGTCGGCTCGCAGGGAGTTCGAGGAGACCAAGAGGAAAG ACATCGGAAATCGCATCACCGTGCTGAGCAAAGCGATCGTCAGGATGCACGGTGACATCAAGgtgatccagcagctgctgacgGAGGACGAACACTCTGCAAGTGATCCAGTGACCAGTAAGGAAGGCTCCTCCATACTGGGGAAATACATCCATGGTGCCAGGAACAATTTCAGAGGTTTTAACAGCATACAAGAGTTCAAAAACACGTCATCTAATATGACAGTGcaccaggaagaggaagaggtggacaAAGTTGACTCAGACACAAAACAGGAGACAGACATGCAGCAGAGTCAGGTGACCGACTGTGACGTGGTGAAGATGGAGGAAGGCAGAGTTAAAGCAGAGCCAGGAGATGAGAGGCCAACTGAGAAAAAAGAGCAGTTGGAAGCAGAAAAAGATGAAAGCACTGACAGTGAAGTAAAAAGCGAGGGGGCAGCAGGGAACAGCTGCAATAATCTTGAAGGGAAAGTGAAAGGTGAGGCCACACAGGATGAGGTGGAGAAAATAAGGGAAGGAGAGGGACTCAGAGAGGCCACCGCTGGACAAGCTGAGATCCTCCAAGTCAGCAATGAGAAGACAGACGTAAACAAAATTGTTCACAAGATGAAAGACATAGTgctgcaagaaaaaaaagcagaggtgAGATGGGGGAAGGGCAGAAAGTTCGAGCACAATGTAGCAGAGAAGTCTGGCGTCAGGGAGGGCAACGACAAACCCAGCGCCAAGAAAACTATTCCCTCGCCGacgggcagcagcagctcccaggACACGGGCTTCGGTTCCCAGGAAGGGGAGGGGACCATCGTTGGGTCGCTAGTGACACCGTAA